Genomic DNA from Anaerolineales bacterium:
CCCGACATCCTGGTGGCCCTGATTGGCAACTCCTGGCCGGAGCAGCTGGCGGCGGCCATCGTGCGCATCCTGCTGATGATCACTGCCTGGAACCAATTCATGTTGTACCGGCTGCTGTATGGGACGGCGGAGTTCGGCGGCGGCGATCCGAACGCGCCGATCATTCCTGAGGTGATCCCCAACCGCGCCCCCAAGCTGGCCGCCGCCGGCCGTCTGATGGCATCGGTGGCGCTGGCGCTAGCAGTGGCCGCCATCCCGCTGACAGACGCAGGCGCAAGAGTTCTGGCTTTGCATCTCGCCCTCGTCCTGGCTACCTACGGACTCGGCCTGGGTGTGGGTGCGGCCTTCTCGCCGATGCCGCGCCGCGGCCCGGCCTTCCAGGCGGCAGGCATCGCCGCCGCAGCCTATCTGCTGGCGCTGATCGTGGGCGCCTGGTCGGTCGCTTGACGACTCGCAGCATGGCCCAGCCCCCCGCCCAGGCACGCCCATCTCCAGCCCCCGTCCCGGCCGGGATCTTGCGCACCTACCGGCCGCCGCCCGCTTACCGAACCCTGCTCTGGGGCATCGCCCTCGCAGCCTGGATTGTGGCCGCGATCCTGGCCGTGATCGGCTTATGGCGCTGGGGACTGGCTGTGCTCCACTACGGGCCGGTGGTCGTCTGGCCCTGGTCGGCGCCGTGGTTCGCAGCCGCAACGGCCGTTGTGGTCCTGTCGCTCTGGCTGACGTTCAACGCCTTCGGCGCCTCCGGCCGAGCAGTCCACGAGCTGCGCACCGGTCTGTTGATCGAGGGACGCCGGGAGCGCACCCATGTACCCTGGACGGCGGTCTCAGGCATCTACACTTCAGCCATCCACTATCTCATCCCCATGTTGAGCACGCCCCGCCTGACGATCGAGCTGCTGTCCCATAGCGGCCGAAGCATCCGCCTGCCGGCTGTGCTGTCCGGGGCAGACCATCTGGTGAGCACCATCAAGGTCCGCACCTACCCCAGGCTGCTCGAAGAGTATCGCCAGGCCTTCAACACCGGCGCGCCGCTGCACTTCGGTCCTCTCGAGCTCAACCGGAACGGGATGCAGTATGGCAAAGAAACGCTAGCATGGGCTGAGGTTGCTTCTGTTACACTCGAGCGCGGGCGGCTGTGGGTCCGCCCGATGAGCGGCCGGGGATGGCGGATCGCTGTCCGGCGCATCCCGAACGCCGAAGTGTGCCTGCAGTTGGCATCTCACCTGGGAAGTGGAGCATGACCCCGACACAACGACGCACTGCCTCCATCCTTTTGCTGGTTGCCTTCCTGGCCGCCGGGTGTGGGCTCGCGCCTGCGGTCCAGGCTCCTGCTGACTCGCCGACGGCTGCCGCCTCCGCCCCTGGGCTGTCGCAGGTGGTCTTTCGGGTTGTGGCCCCGGCCGGCACGGCCACGGACAGCGGCCTGCTGCTGCAGGTGATGGATCCAGTCACTGGCTTCGCTTACAACAGCCAGGTGACCGCGATGGAGTCGATGGGGGACGGAAGCTGGCAGGCGTCCTTGAGCCTGGCTTCGGGATCGGTCATCGACTATCGGTACGCCCGCACGCTGCCCGCCCCTTCCGACGAGTACACCAGCGCCGGCGAGCCGGTCTCGCACCGGCGGGCCTTCGTACACGGCGACACGCTGGTTGAGGACGTGATCGCTGCCTGGCAGGATGCGCCCTTCGGCGGGGACACCGGCCGCCTGGTAGGCCGCCTGACGGATGCCTCGACTGGCCAGCCGCTCCCCGAGATCCAGGTCTCCGCCGGGGGGATGCGCACTTTCAGCGATGGCGAGGGCGCGTTCCGTCTGGATGGGCTGGTCCCCGGACTGCACACCCTGGTCGTCAGCAGCTTGAATGGAGCCTACCTGCCCGCCCAGCAGGGGGCGATCATCGCCGCCGAGAGCGCCACACCCGCCGAGCTCGGCCTGCAACCGGCGATGCCGATCCAGGTGGCTTTCGAAGTGACTCTGCCAGAGGGAACTTTCACTACTCAGCCCTTAAGGGTCGCCGGCAGCGCCTTGCAGCTGGGACATGCGTTCACCGACCTGGAGGGCGGCGTCGGGAGCCTGGCCAGCTCGAGCCCAACGATGGTTCAGGTCGATCCCACCCATGCCCTGCTGCTGCAAGCGCTGTACAGCGGCATGGACTTGCGCTACAAGTACACCCTCGGGGACGGCCTGTGGAGTTCCGAGCGAACGCCTGCCGGTGCGTTCTACACGCGTCAGGTGATTCTGCCGGATCACGATGTGACCCTGTCCGACACCGTCAGCCGCTGGGACAGCGGCGGCAAAGGCCCGCTGGTGTTCCAGGTCACCGTCCCGGACGTGACCCCCCCGGCCGAGCAGATCAGCCTGCAGTTGAATCCCTTCACCTGGTTTGAGCCCCTGCCGATGGCCGCCAGCGGCCCCGGCAGCTGGCAGCTCAGCCTGCTCGGCCCGCTGGACTTCGACTTCCCCCTCACCTACCGCTACTGCCGCAATCTGCAGTGCGGCAGCGCCGCTGAAGTGCCGCCGGGCGAGCCGTCGGCGCGCCAGGCATTGCCGGCGGACGGGCGGCAGGACCGGGCGGACTCGGTCACCGCCTGGGCATGGTATCCGGCGCCGCCAGCCGAAGTCACGGTCGTTGCCCCGGACCTTGTGCCGCGGCCCGGGCTGCAGGCCGGCGTCGAGCTGGCTCCGATCTATGACCTCAGCTGGGCCGCCTCCCTGCCCCAGGCCCTCGCCGAGCTCGCCAGCATCGGGTCGAATGCTGTGATCTTCACGCCGGCCTGGGCGATGCAGGCCGCCTCCCCGACCCCCGTGCTCGGGTTCGAGCCCGGGCTTGGGCCGTTCCAGCAGGAACTGAAGGCGGCGATGGCCGAAGCCACACGCCAGGGGATGCAGCCGATCCTGCATCCCGTGCTGCGGGCGCCCGGCGAGGATGCTCCCGGGTGGTGGGCCGCTTCCCCGCGCGATGGCGCCTGGTGGACGGTGTGGTTCGAAATGTACCGCTCCTTCGTGCTGACCTATGCCCGGGTGGCAGCCGAGGCCGGGGCAGCCAAGCTCGTGCTGGGTGGACCGGAGGTGGCGCCATCGCTCCCCTCCGGCAGCCTGCCCGATGGCTCGCCTTCGGGCGCACCGGCGGATGCCGACCTGCGCTGGCGGGCCCTGATCGGAGAGGTTCGCACCATCTACCCTGGCCGGATCGCCTTCGAGCTGGAGCTGGGTCGGAGGCTGCAGACACCCCCGGAGTTCCTGGAGGCCGTGGACGAGGTCCATGTGTACTTCCACCCATCGCTCGGCCCGGCTGGTGGAATGACACCGGAACAGATGGCCGCCACGGTTAAGGTCCTGGTCGACGGCAGCCTGCTCTCGACGCCCGCCCTTGCCGTCAAGCCGCTGGTGCTCAGCGTCGAGTATCTTTCCGCCGAGGGCGGCGCCACGGGCTGCGTGCCCACCGGCGGCGACTGTCTGCCGCCGTCGGCGTTTGACGCCGGCGGGGAGGGCGCGGCCTCAGTGGCGGTGGATCTGGGGGAACAAGCCAACGCCTTCAACGCAGTACTGCTAGACGCTTATCCGCGTCCGGAGATCACCGGGTTCTTCGCTCGGCGCTACAATCCCACGGCTGCCTTGCAGGACAAGTCCGCCTCGGTCAACGGAAAACCGACGCGGGATATGCTGTGGTACTGGTACTCCCGCATGGCCCTCCGCTGATCCTGGCCGGGGACGGAAGCCTGCAGCAAGATGAGCAGGGCTCCTAGCAAGACGACGCGCAGTCTCGGCCGACGGGGGCCGGACCCCATCAGCCGGGACCGCTCACCAGCCGCCTGAGGCGGATGCCCTTTCAACCATCGACTGGTCCGCCGCCGGCCCATCCATCGGGGAGTAGGCATGGATTTCCATCTGACCGAAGAGCATCGGATGTGGCAGCAAGCCGTGCATCAGTTCTGTGCCGATCGGCTGCGACCGACGGCCGCCGAATTTGACGCCCGGGCAGAGATGAACGTGGAGGCCGTGCGCGCCATGACACCGCTCGGGCTGCTGGGGATGGCGATCCCCGAGTCCCTGGGCGGAGCGGGAGTCGATGCCGTCAGCAGCGCTCTGGCGATCGAGGAGCTGGGCTGGGGCTGCGGGGGTACGGCGCTCACGGTCGCCGCCCACAACGCCCTCGGCTGTGCGCCGATCGCCTTGTTCGGCACGCCGGCCCAGAAGGGACACTGGCTGCCCGGCCTGGCGCGGGGCGAACCCGGCTTGGGCGCTCTGGCCCTTACCGAACCCGGCGCCGGCTCCGACCTGGCCGGCATCCAGACCTCCGCCCGCCAGGAGGCAGGCGAATGGGTGATCCACGGCAGCAAAGCCTGGATCACCAACGCTGCGGCGGCGTCCGTGATCATCACCCTGTGCCGCACCCATGCGGATGCCGGCTCCAGGTCCTTCAGCTTGATCCTTGTGCCCCGAGCCTCACCCGGATTGCATGTCCACCCTGCCGAGAAGAAGATGGGCGTGCGCGCCTCCCCAACCCATGCCCTGACCTATGAGGACGTCCGGGTGCCCATGGATCAGGTCCTGGGCGAGCCGGGTGCCGGCCTCAGCCAGACGCTGCAGGTTCTCGACGGAGGGCGCGTCGGCATCGCCGCCCTGTCCGTGGGGATTGCCCGGGCGGCGCTCGAGGAAGCGGTTCGCTATGCCCGGGAGCGGACGGCATTCGGCAAGACGCTGGCCCAGCATGAAGCCATCCAGTGGATGCTGGCCGACGCCGCAACGCAGATCGAGGCCGCCCGACTGCTTACCTGGCAGGCAGCCTGGTTGAAGGGTCAACAACTCCCCTACAGCAAGCAGGCGGCGATGGCCAAGCTGCTCGCCTCCGAAACCAGCGAGGCCGTGGCCCGCAACGCCATCCAGATCCTGGGCAGCTACGGCTACTCTCAGGAGTACCCGGTCGAGCGCATGTACCGCGACGCCCGCCTGATGACGATCGGCGAGGGCACCAGCGAGGTTCAGCGCATGGTGATCGCCCGCCGGGTGATTGAGGGGGGATAGGGCTCCCCGGGGCCGCCCCTCGATCTTCCGACGGCGGGTCTGGGGTTGGGGTGCGGTCAGGCAGCGGTCCGGCCTAGGCCGGATCGAGTTGCCCAGCCATACTGCGCTCCTCGGAAAGCAGGCAGCCCACAAGCCGCCCAGGCCGCCCCGGTCGGGTGGGCCGGCTTCCAGCCGCGAGCCCCAGGTCATGGAGCCGGATCTCCGGCAGACCGGCCTGCCTGAGAAGCGCCTTGAAGATACCTAGGAGGTTCCGCCGATCCTGCGGGGTGCCGGCCGGAGAAGGGCGGTTTGCCGGTCCGTCCGCGGAACTCCGCAGCTACCTACTCTTGCGCCCAGCGCTGGACGATCGCCGCCATCCGGTCCGCCGCCGCCTCCATGCCTTGCACCATCTTGAATTGCGTCCGGCAGCGGAGGAGATTGTGGTCCGGGGCGTGCGTCTTGAAGTAGATATCCCCCTGCAAATAGTCCGCCAGGAAGCGCATGCCGCATTCCAGGGTCATCAGTTGTGCGGCGAACGGAAGCAGATCGACCTCCTCCTGTTGGAGCAAGCCGCGGGTGGCTTCCAGGTAACCTCGGGTGTACAGCTCGAAGATCCCGATGTCGAACTCGACTCGGGAAAGGTCGGGTTCATCCTCGGCCCCGGTGTTGGCCAGGGAGCGGATGGAATCACCGAAATCATACAGGGACAGGCCAGGCATGACCGTGTCCAGATCGATAATGCACACGCCCTCCCCGTTGCGGTCATCAATCATCACGTTGTTGAACTTGGTATCGTTGTGGGTAATGCGTTGCTTCAGCCTTCCGGCCGCCAGCAGGTCCACAAGGATGTTCATGCTGTCGCTTCGCTGCAGGACGAATTCGATTTCGGGTCGCGCGGAGTCCGCCCGGTGCTTGACATCCTCCTCGAGGGCTCTTGTGAAGTCTACGAACCGCTTCCCGGTGTGGTGGAAGTCCGGGATGGTTTCAATCAGCTCGTCGGCCGGGAAATCACTCAACAGCTGCTGGAACCTGCCGAAGGCCCTTCCCGCCGATGAGACATGCTCAAGGTTCTCGACCGCTTCGTACGTCCTGGCGCCTTCAATGAACACGTAGACCCGCCAGTAGTCGCCTGCCGCGGTGCGGCAATGCGATCTCCCATCCACAGCAGGAATCAGCGTCAACGTCTCCCGAAGAGGATCTCCCCCGGAGGCCTGGATCTTGCGGCTCAGGTGGGAGGTGACGGCGACGATGTTGGCCATCAAGCCCTCGGGGTGCTTGAAGACGTTGTGGTTGATGCGCTGGAAGATGAAGCGTCTTTCGACAGCGTCCTGCCGGTAGACGGCAGCATACGTGTCATTGATGTGCCCCATCCCGTAGGGGCCTCCCGAGACAAACTCGCCGCTGATCGCAAACCGGCGCCCGATGGCCTGCAGGTCCGGCTCCATCCTTCAATCCCACAAGCGCCGGGGGTACACCCCGGCATCTACCAAGGCCGCGATTCGCTTGCGGGCGCGCGGGGCATCGGCCTGGTAGGTCAACCCGTACCAAGGCTCAGGGCTGCTCAGCACCTTCACCGTCGCCTGCTGCCGCACAAGCAACTGGTTGATTGCGTCCGGCAGAAGGAACTCCGTCTCGGTTGGATCGCCGCGCGCCAATTCGAGGAACTCGCCGAAGGCCTCCTGAAGCTTGGGGAAGATCCCGGGCGTGAACCCCCACATGTTCATCGACGCCAGGCCGCCGGGAGGGATGGGAGTCCAGCGGCCGCCTTCGTCCAGAAAGCCTACCCCGCCTTTGCCAGTCTCAATTCTGGCGCGTTCCCTGACTTCGACAAGGTATCCGTCCCGATCGACAACACACACCCCGCGCGAAACCTGTCCGTGCTCAGTCAGCGTGTTCTCCAGCGGAAATCCCACCATGCTCAGATCGAGCAGGCCATCTCGATCGTGGGCCCGCCTCAAGTAGGCCATCAGTGTGGTGAACGATCCCCGTCCGTAGAAATCGTCGGCATTGATGACGGCGAAAGGCGTGGAAATGCAGTCCCGACAGGTCAGGACTGCATGGCCTGTCCCCCACGGCTTGCGGCGCCCGTGGGGAATGGGCCCTGCCCCCAGCAAGGGCATCAGCGTCTGGAGGACGTACTCGATCTGGCAGCCGCGGGCAAGGCTCGCCTGCATTCTCGGCCGCAGTGCTTCCTCGACCGCCTCACTCACGACGAACACCACCCTCTCGAAACCGGCGGCCTGGGCGTCGAAGACCGAGTAGTCCAGGATGATCTCGCCCGCCGGGCCAACTGGCGCAACCTGCTTGAGCCCGCCGTAGCGGCGGCCGATCCCGGCCGCCATGATCAGGATCGCCGGACCTGCCTCACCTCCCTGCCCGGCCGTCCCTGCCCCGGCTACCAAGTCTTGGTCACTTTCTGCAGCCCTCGAGGGTGCTCGACATCCAGGCCTCTCTGCTCCGCCAGATGGTAGCTGAAGAGCTGAGCCGGCACGATGGCCACGAACGGACTCAGCCATTCCGGCACCCCCGCCGGGATGGCCAGCGGAGCCTTTGCCAGCCCGAGCGCCTCAGGCTGATTCGAGATCACCAGCAGGTCCACTTCCCGCGCGTGCACAAGTTCCCGCAGAACGCCAAGCAGGTCTGGCAGTACGGCCCCATCCGGCGCGATGGCCAGAACCGGGAAGCCTCGCTCCACCAGAGCCACCGGGCCATGGAGGAAGTCCGCCGAGGAGTAGGGCGCCGCCATGACATAGGCGAGCTCCTTCAGCTTCAGAGACCACTCGTGCGCCGTGGCATAGTTGAAGCCTCTACCCAGCACGACGCACTTCGTCATGTCCAGGTAGCGGGCAGCGGCCTGCTCGACCATCGGATCCAGCAGCAGGGCCTGGCTGACCCAATCCGGCACAAGTTCCAGCTCGCGCTCCCCCTCGCCTCCCGGCCGCAATCCGACCGAGAGCATGGCGATCGCCATGAGTTGGGCGGTGTAGGTTTTCGTGGCCGCAACTGACCGTTCCGTTCCGGTTTCGGTGAAGACCACCCAATCCGCGGTCGCCGCCAGAGGCGAAGAGGGGTCGTCGGTGATAGCCAGGGTCACCGCTCCCTGCCGGCGGCCTTCCTGCACGACCCTGACGATATCCGGCGACTGGCCGGATTGGGAAATACCGACCACCAGCGCCCGCTTCAGCACCGGAGGTGATTGGTACACACTAAACATGGAGGGCGCGGCCAGGGCCACAGGTATCCGATTGCGGATCCCCCACAGATACTTGGCATACAGCCCGGCATGATCCGAGGTGCCGCGCGCGGCGAGCAGCACAAAATCGACCTCTCGCCGTGCAACCTCCTGCGCCATGCGCCGCACATCGTCCATGCGCCTCGCCAGCAGGCGAGTCAGCACCGCCGGCTGATCAAGGATCTCCGATTTGAGGCTCACCTCGGGGGGTCTCCCAACCGAAGCAAGCGATCGCCGATCTCCTTACGGAACCCATCGATGAAGTGCTGAATGAAGTCCCCCGGCCGAAGGTCCGGGTTCACGATCAAGGGCGTGAGATCCATGGCGAAGATCGTCCCGGTGGTCAGATCGACCCCGTGCGAGGCGTGGTAGGTGGCGTTCGCCCGCCGCCTGCCCAGGGTCGCAAGATCATAGCGCTTGCCGCCGGCGATCTGCGAGTCGAAGACCCCGAGCAAGGCTGCCTGCAGATTCTCGTGCGGCGAGACGTCGAAGGCCACTTTCTCCGAGTCGCTCAGCCAATCTAGGTCCCTCCACACCTCGCAGCCATACAGCCGCTGCGGGCGTTCGACGGGCTTCAAGCCGCGCAAGGCTTCAACCACCCGCAAGGCGACAGCGACATGCGTGTCATGCTTGTCTGCCAGGTTGTGGGTGTAGACGATCTGGGGGAGGCTGGCTGCCAGCACCCTTCGCAGATCCTCCACAACCCCGAGGCCGGCGGGGTCTTTCACCGCCCCGCTGGGATGGTCGAGGAGGACCTGCGCCGCGTACTCTCCGACCACGGCCGCCTTCGTCTGCTCCGTGCGACGGACGGACCGCATCTGCTCGTCCGTATAGTCCCGGTAGGCCCCATCGCGGGGCGACCCGCTTCCGTCGGTTACGACGACGCCGGAAAACCAACGATCCTCCCGCTGGAAGCATTCCAGGATCCCGTGCAAGGCCATGATCTCGAGATCATCCTGATGGGCTCCAACGCCGAGATGGGTCGTTCGCTCCAGAGCGGCATCGGCGGGCAGACCATCCGGAACGAAGATCTCGGCCGTGTCCAGGTGAAAGCGCATGACAGCAACCCCCTATCCAGTGGACGGCAGACTGGCCGCCGCGATCGACTGGCCTACTCTCCGGCTGCGCTCGTCCGGCAATTGAAGGTGGATGCGAGAGGCCAGCTCGGGGAATTCTGAAGCCAAGACCTCCTGGGCCATTCCCAGGATCAACCCGCCGCCCTTGCCGGATGTGCACCGTCCCAGGATCAGCACATGCTTCAGGTCGTAGAAATCGGCGTAGTGAGCGACCGAATACCCAAGGTAGACGCCGATGGTCCTCCAGATTTGCTCCGCTCCTTCCGACCCTCTTTCAAGCAGCTCCTGCACATGCTCCAGCTGAGCCGCCTTGTCCAGGCTCCTCGGGACCTCGATCCCGACCCGCGGCGCCAGTCTGAAAACACACTGCTGAGAGAAGTAGAGCGCGCCCACCCCGGTGTCCCCGGACCACTCATCCACCGCCGCGCCCGGCGAGTAGTCCACCGGTGCAAAGGCCAGTTCGTTCAGCCATCCGGTGATGTTCCCCTCCCGGTTGACGAAGCCCCCTGCCTCGCTTGAACCCATGGCGATCCCCAGCACCGGATTGTCGTCTAGGGACATCGATCCGGCCAGGGCCGTCACATCGCCATCGTTGACGATCTCCAGCGGGACACCCAGTTCGTCGCCCAGGCGCAGGAATAAGTTGCGCACTTCCCCATAGCGCTCCTTCGGGACACCTCGGAAGAGCGAGGCAATGCGCACCTGGTTGTTGATGTAAATCCCTGCCGCACTTCCGCCAATGGCGTCGACGCGCGGCATCTTCACCGAAGCGGCCTGCAAGGCGTTCATGATTTCGCGGTAGTGATAGCTCGGGTCGTCCTGGTTTCTAGGATCCCAGACGACTTCTTCGCTGTACACGACCTGACCGTCCACCACCGCCGAAACCTTCCGGTCGGAGGCCCCCAGATCGAAACCGATACGGCATCCCTCCAGGTGTCTGCCGAGCGGCCGATCCCCCTCTCGTTCTGGCGGAACCGCTCCCGGCTCGCAGGTGACCACGTTGAAATCCTGTTCGTAGACGTCTTCGCCCATGAACTGACAGTCGAAGGCCCGCGAACCGCCTGGGGCGTAGCAGGATCGAAGGTGCTCTCCGATCGCGGCCGCCCCCCCAACATACACTCGCCAGCCGCCCTTCTGCCAGAGCAGGAACTTGAGCAGCCTCTCAGCGTACGCCAGGTTGGCCTGGGCGCGTGCGTGTCCCGCCGGGAGCACACGGGTGTCCATCCGGGAGATGGCACCGCCGTCTCGCTCCAACCCAAGGATCAAGGGAACCCCACCGCCCGCTGCATCGACCTCCTCCAGGAACGCTCGATTCGCCAGGACCGCAGGGCGGAAGCCATCATCCAGGGGCGGGACGAACCTCGGGGCGATCAACCTGAATGCCTCCCTCATGTCCACCCTCCACTCCTTTCGCCCGACGACGGGGGCAGCACACCCGGCAAAGCGTCTGGGTTCGCCTCAAAAGACTCACCCTCCGCCGGTGTCCGCACCGTCACTGGCTCCCCCGGTCGGCGTTTGGACCCTCCCCGCTCTGTTGCTGGCTTCATTCCGGTTCCTGCCAGGCTGCGGTTGGATGGGTTCGGCGCTACCCCGGAAAAGAGACGCCTACCGGATGACATACTCCAGGTCGACCGGAATCGGACCCGTCTGCCTGTCCTGCGGCCCCAACTCCACCCCTTGGGCCGATGGCCTTTCGGACCGCAGTTGAAGCTCCTGGTAGGCAGCCCACAGATCGGCGAGAGAAGTTTCCCCCTCTCTCAAGTCGTCAGGGACAATCCGGTTCTGAAAGAACTCCGCAACGACCGCTAGCTGGCCGGTGGCAGCCGCCGCCTGTGCCTGCAGCAGCCGGATACGACCATGGGCATGGATCGGTGTTGCCAGTTCCGCCAGCAGGTCCAGCCAATCCCCGGGCCGTCCCGCTTCGATCAGCAGCGATCCGCACTCGACGAGCAGCTCGATCTGATCCGGGACGGCCCGGCAGGCCTCCAGCATCAGCGCCACAGCCAGCTGCAGTTGGCCTCGTTCCCACTTCATCACCGCCAGATTGCGCGCCGCCCAGGGAGTCCAACACTCCGCCAGCGACCGCTCCCAGGCGGCTTCGGCTCCC
This window encodes:
- a CDS encoding acyl-CoA dehydrogenase family protein — encoded protein: MDFHLTEEHRMWQQAVHQFCADRLRPTAAEFDARAEMNVEAVRAMTPLGLLGMAIPESLGGAGVDAVSSALAIEELGWGCGGTALTVAAHNALGCAPIALFGTPAQKGHWLPGLARGEPGLGALALTEPGAGSDLAGIQTSARQEAGEWVIHGSKAWITNAAAASVIITLCRTHADAGSRSFSLILVPRASPGLHVHPAEKKMGVRASPTHALTYEDVRVPMDQVLGEPGAGLSQTLQVLDGGRVGIAALSVGIARAALEEAVRYARERTAFGKTLAQHEAIQWMLADAATQIEAARLLTWQAAWLKGQQLPYSKQAAMAKLLASETSEAVARNAIQILGSYGYSQEYPVERMYRDARLMTIGEGTSEVQRMVIARRVIEGG
- a CDS encoding aminoglycoside phosphotransferase family protein, which codes for MEPDLQAIGRRFAISGEFVSGGPYGMGHINDTYAAVYRQDAVERRFIFQRINHNVFKHPEGLMANIVAVTSHLSRKIQASGGDPLRETLTLIPAVDGRSHCRTAAGDYWRVYVFIEGARTYEAVENLEHVSSAGRAFGRFQQLLSDFPADELIETIPDFHHTGKRFVDFTRALEEDVKHRADSARPEIEFVLQRSDSMNILVDLLAAGRLKQRITHNDTKFNNVMIDDRNGEGVCIIDLDTVMPGLSLYDFGDSIRSLANTGAEDEPDLSRVEFDIGIFELYTRGYLEATRGLLQQEEVDLLPFAAQLMTLECGMRFLADYLQGDIYFKTHAPDHNLLRCRTQFKMVQGMEAAADRMAAIVQRWAQE
- a CDS encoding NTP transferase domain-containing protein, which codes for MVAGAGTAGQGGEAGPAILIMAAGIGRRYGGLKQVAPVGPAGEIILDYSVFDAQAAGFERVVFVVSEAVEEALRPRMQASLARGCQIEYVLQTLMPLLGAGPIPHGRRKPWGTGHAVLTCRDCISTPFAVINADDFYGRGSFTTLMAYLRRAHDRDGLLDLSMVGFPLENTLTEHGQVSRGVCVVDRDGYLVEVRERARIETGKGGVGFLDEGGRWTPIPPGGLASMNMWGFTPGIFPKLQEAFGEFLELARGDPTETEFLLPDAINQLLVRQQATVKVLSSPEPWYGLTYQADAPRARKRIAALVDAGVYPRRLWD
- a CDS encoding SIS domain-containing protein; translation: MSLKSEILDQPAVLTRLLARRMDDVRRMAQEVARREVDFVLLAARGTSDHAGLYAKYLWGIRNRIPVALAAPSMFSVYQSPPVLKRALVVGISQSGQSPDIVRVVQEGRRQGAVTLAITDDPSSPLAATADWVVFTETGTERSVAATKTYTAQLMAIAMLSVGLRPGGEGERELELVPDWVSQALLLDPMVEQAAARYLDMTKCVVLGRGFNYATAHEWSLKLKELAYVMAAPYSSADFLHGPVALVERGFPVLAIAPDGAVLPDLLGVLRELVHAREVDLLVISNQPEALGLAKAPLAIPAGVPEWLSPFVAIVPAQLFSYHLAEQRGLDVEHPRGLQKVTKTW
- a CDS encoding PIG-L family deacetylase; the protein is MRFHLDTAEIFVPDGLPADAALERTTHLGVGAHQDDLEIMALHGILECFQREDRWFSGVVVTDGSGSPRDGAYRDYTDEQMRSVRRTEQTKAAVVGEYAAQVLLDHPSGAVKDPAGLGVVEDLRRVLAASLPQIVYTHNLADKHDTHVAVALRVVEALRGLKPVERPQRLYGCEVWRDLDWLSDSEKVAFDVSPHENLQAALLGVFDSQIAGGKRYDLATLGRRRANATYHASHGVDLTTGTIFAMDLTPLIVNPDLRPGDFIQHFIDGFRKEIGDRLLRLGDPPR
- a CDS encoding ROK family protein produces the protein MREAFRLIAPRFVPPLDDGFRPAVLANRAFLEEVDAAGGGVPLILGLERDGGAISRMDTRVLPAGHARAQANLAYAERLLKFLLWQKGGWRVYVGGAAAIGEHLRSCYAPGGSRAFDCQFMGEDVYEQDFNVVTCEPGAVPPEREGDRPLGRHLEGCRIGFDLGASDRKVSAVVDGQVVYSEEVVWDPRNQDDPSYHYREIMNALQAASVKMPRVDAIGGSAAGIYINNQVRIASLFRGVPKERYGEVRNLFLRLGDELGVPLEIVNDGDVTALAGSMSLDDNPVLGIAMGSSEAGGFVNREGNITGWLNELAFAPVDYSPGAAVDEWSGDTGVGALYFSQQCVFRLAPRVGIEVPRSLDKAAQLEHVQELLERGSEGAEQIWRTIGVYLGYSVAHYADFYDLKHVLILGRCTSGKGGGLILGMAQEVLASEFPELASRIHLQLPDERSRRVGQSIAAASLPSTG